From the genome of Saccopteryx bilineata isolate mSacBil1 chromosome 6, mSacBil1_pri_phased_curated, whole genome shotgun sequence, one region includes:
- the KCTD12 gene encoding BTB/POZ domain-containing protein KCTD12 gives MALADSTRGLPNGGGGGGSGSSSSSAEPPLFPDIVELNVGGQVYVTRRCTVVSVPDSLLWRMFTQQQPQELARDSKGRFFLDRDGFLFRYILDYLRDLQLVLPDYFPERSRLQREAEYFELPELVRRLGAPQQPGPGPPPHPRRGVQKEGSLGDELLSLSYAEPEQQEGASAGAPSPTLELASRSPSGGAAGPLLTPSQSLDGSRRSGYITIGYRGSYTIGRDAQADAKFRRVARITVCGKTSLAKEVFGDTLNESRDPDRPPERYTSRYYLKFNFLEQAFDKLSESGFHMVACSSTGTCAFASTDQSEDKIWTSYTEYVFCRE, from the coding sequence ATGGCTCTGGCGGACAGCACCCGTGGATTACCCAACGGGGGTGGCGGGGGCGGTAGCGGCTCCTCGTCCTCCTCCGCAGAGCCGCCGCTCTTTCCCGATATCGTGGAGCTGAACGTGGGGGGCCAGGTGTATGTGACTCGGCGCTGCACCGTGGTGTCGGTGCCCGACTCGCTGCTCTGGCGCATGTTCACGCAGCAGCAGCCGCAGGAGCTGGCCCGGGACAGCAAAGGCCGCTTCTTTCTGGACCGAGACGGCTTCCTCTTCCGCTACATCCTGGATTACCTGCGGGACTTGCAGCTCGTGCTGCCCGATTACTTCCCCGAGCGCAGCCGGCTGCAGCGCGAGGCCGAATACTTCGAGCTGCCCGAGCTTGTGCGCCGCCTCGGGGCGCCCCAGCAGCCCGGCCCGGGGCCGCCGCCGCACCCGAGGCGCGGGGTGCAAAAGGAGGGCTCGCTGGGAGACGAGCTGCTATCGCTCAGCTATGCGGAGCCCGAGCAGCAGGAGGGCGCCTCGGCCGGAGCGCCGTCGCCCACGCTGGAGCTGGCTAGCCGCAGCCCGTCGGGGGGAGCGGCCGGCCCGCTGCTCACGCCGTCTCAGTCGTTGGACGGGAGCCGGCGCTCGGGCTACATCACCATCGGCTATCGCGGCTCCTACACTATTGGGCGGGACGCGCAGGCTGACGCCAAGTTCCGGCGAGTGGCGCGCATCACCGTGTGCGGCAAGACATCCCTGGCCAAGGAGGTGTTCGGGGACACCCTGAACGAGAGTCGGGACCCCGACCGGCCTCCAGAGCGCTACACCTCGCGTTATTACCTCAAGTTCAACTTCCTGGAGCAGGCTTTCGATAAGCTGTCCGAGTCGGGCTTCCACATGGTGGCGTGCAGTTCCACGGGTACGTGCGCCTTCGCCAGCACCGACCAGAGCGAGGACAAGATCTGGACCAGCTACACCGAGTACGTCTTCTGCAGGGAGTGA